The Theileria orientalis strain Shintoku DNA, chromosome 2, complete genome genome has a window encoding:
- a CDS encoding predicted protein, whose translation MVNKKITDYDILKKHYTFLNDQNDQSWESNLVSNYHETLFKEYVVCDLSRYKTGDVALRWRSAKEVVEGKCESICANISCQETSNLSSYEVLFNYVEHDVKKQFELMENDLNLVEEKIKNELSCVYDVDIFDIFTNFQSTQNKINKLNESFKEIYAYKKEVVQLIKSQVKVLDSLSQLEEVECVVNKEVVDLAKKLIAISNEYFETEDRDFTISFKRNKVVEKKEEEINTIEFIPVDEAKFDSVPNLVKRRATLQHINELLEYLHNHAVKHNRCVPVKINDISSQGIKLYGQTGMAKIAILRHLKLIQVINRDNTILLLDQRFKGNKLKRKL comes from the exons ATGgtaaataagaaaattACTGATTATGATATCTTGAAGAAGCATTATACGTTTTTAAACGATCAG AACGACCAATCATGGGAATCTAACTTGGTATCCAATTACCACGAAACGCTCTTTAAAGAATATGTTGTTTGCGATTTATCCAGGTACAAGACTGGAGAT GTGGCTTTGAGGTGGAGATCGGCAAAGGAAGTCGTCGAGGGCAAATGTGAAAGTATTTGCGCAAACATTTCGTGCCAAGAAACCTCAAACTTGTCGAGTTATGaggttttatttaattatgttgAACATGACGTGAAGAAGCAG TTTGAATTAATGGAAAATGATTTGAATCTGGTTGAggagaagataaagaatGAGCTTAGTTGTGTGTACGATGTCGatatttttgatatttttacCAACTTTCAAAGCACacagaataaaataaacaagttaAACGAATCATTCAAA GAGATATATGcatataaaaaggaagtcGTTCAGTTGATTAAATCTCAAGTTAAAGTATTGGATTCATTGAGTCAACTAGAG GAAGTGGAATGTGTTGTGAACAAGGAAGTTGTTGATTTGGCCAAGAAGTTGATTGCAATATCAAATGAGTACTTTGAAACGGAGGATAGAGACTTCACTATCTCATTCAAAAG AAATAAGGTTGttgagaagaaggaggaggaaataAACACAATCGAGTTCATTCCG GTTGATGAAGCTAAGTTCGACTCAGTTCCAAATCTTGTGAAGAGAAGAGCGACGTTGCAGCATATAAATGAATTGTTAgaatatttacacaatcaCGCAGTAAAACATAATAG ATGTGTTCCTGTTAAGATAAATGATATATCGAGTCAAggaattaaattatacgGACAAACAG GAATGGCAAAAATAGCCATTTTAAGGCACTTGAAGCTAATACAGGTCATAAATAG GGATAACACAATTTTGCTCCTGGACCAAAGATTTAAAGGGAATAAGCTGAAAAGAAAGTTGTAA
- a CDS encoding uncharacterized protein (mRNA capping enzyme, large subunit family protein), giving the protein MIPSPKKHRKISQSDSTHTGLLEVTSRENPLLINGYSVLDKQYKENTVHSQICDTIRESLEGISDPSKINVMFQIGRLMSVVQSKSIFLPIENEAVLDYDFNKVKFVPNVSKKCIDLLYLNVFASKSNFSKLVPNFDYLEIEVFHSKSLNGGSFEVKSSGSEEALHNKKLDGINHSTIYRTPFDVNEPLDFSSIESYIYNYLNSVIVYRPQSEYHFKVQTNSITSLKTSSTSNVSKILFRHIRTYRTSKTPNYKLIKFNLEVIDQWDIPVNEELLKLKIEEMMSVFFEAFISSSSSRRYSFLDIENSEESKDKNNEDNKEIEANGSNYESQLCKQYRRLVNSKPNRFEFIITLLSSNTRMLLDLFSNHAGPSQNTARNMGEDALDMSDFYPNLFGDTSEFAQIHYDTRKVVRQQESAIQALRKYNNLVKRLMIMVYIKQNATVLDLACGHGQDIDKYDVKRIKKLMGIDISLREINEARRRYSQRKRVLSYTAEFHHGNLMDSKVYSVFVKNKRFDVVSIQLAIHYILETEAGAEFILRKVHEILNEGGLFIGSTVCCERISQELAMNPPVQGEEKEKSWTFGNPIFKVTMEQKSIEAIKNTQEGENMDRSHIGEVLNSTWGLKYHFFLMESIDEGEYIVPWKAFAEMCTKIGFKLVESLTFPEYLEKSRRLFAKRALELPHNVYENVEKHLGSASNFQLSKEQERAFSLYKIFVFEKMKARDKLYIQGVKIKK; this is encoded by the exons ATATGTGATACAATAAGAGAGAGCCTAGAAGGAATCTCGGATCCGTCGAAAATCAATGTTATGTTCCAAATAGGAAGGCTGATGAGCGTAGTCCAGTCGAAGAGTATATTCCTGCCAATAGAGAACGAAGCAGTGCTGGACTACGACTTCAACAAGGTTAAATTTGTACCCAACGTGTCAAAAAAGTGCATAGATCTACTCTACTTGAACGTGTTCGCAAGCAAGTCTAACTTTTCAAAGCTGGTCCCAAACTTTGATTACTTGGAAATAGAAGTGTTCCACTCTAAATCACTGAACGGAGGGTCATTTGAAGTAAAGAGTTCAGGATCAGAAGAAGCGCTGCACAACAAAAAACTGGATGGTATTAACCACTCAACTATATATAGGACGCCGTTTGACGTAAATGAGCCGTTAGACTTTAGTAGCATTGAGTCGTACATATACAACTATTTAAACAGCGTAATTGTATACAGACCGCAATCAGAATACCATTTCAAGGTGCAAACAAATTCAATAACATCTTTAAAAACGAGCTCGA CCTCAAACGTCAGTAAAATACTCTTTAGACACATTAGGACGTACAGGACGAGTAAAACGCCAAACTATAAGCTTATCAAGTTTAACTTGGAGGTAATAGACCAGTGGGACATACCAGTGaacgaggagctgctgaagctgaaaatagaagaaatGATGAGCGTGTTCTTTGAAGCCTTCATCTCCTCAAGCAGTTCAAGGAGATATTCGTTCCTTGATATTGAAAATTCAGAGGAGTCAAAG gataaaaataatgaagaTAACAAGGAAATTGAAGCTAACGGCAGTAATTACGAGTCACAACTGTGTAAACAGTACAGAAGGCTGGTGAATTCGAAGCCGAACAGGTTTGAATTCATCATTACACTGTTGTCGTCAAACACACGAATGCTGCTAGATCTGTTTTCAAACCATGCAG GGCCCTCACAAAATACAGCGAGAAACATGGGAGAAGATGCACTGGACATGAGTGACTTCTACCCGAACCTGTTTGGAGACACCTCAGAGTTCGCACAAATACACTACGACACCAGGAAGGTGGTGAGGCAGCAAGAGTCTGCGATCCAGGCGCTGAGAAAGTACAACAACCTGGTCAAGAGGCTGATGATCATGGTGTACATTAAGCAGAACGCAACAGTACTGGATTTGGCGTGCGGCCACGGACAGGACATAGACAAGTACGACGTGAAGAGAATCAAGAAGCTGATGGGAATCGACATCTCGCTGAGGGAGATCAACGAGGCGAGAAGAAGGTACTCGCAGAGGAAAAGAGTGCTCTCGTACACAGCAGAGTTCCACCACGGGAACCTGATGGACAGCAAAGTGTACTCAGTCTTCgtcaaaaacaaaaggtTCGACGTGGTCTCAATACAGCTGGCAATCCACTACATCCTGGAGACGGAGGCGGGAGCAGAGTTCATCCTGAGGAAGGTGCACGAGATACTGAACGAGGGAGGGCTCTTCATAGGCTCCACAGTGTGCTGCGAACGGATATCACAGGAGCTGGCAATGAACCCACCAGTGCAAGGGGAAGAAAAAG AAAAAAGTTGGACCTTCGGGAATCCAATCTTCAAGGTAACAATGGAACAGAAGTCGATAGAAGCAATAAAAAACACTCAGGAAGGAGAAAACATGGACAGAAGTCACATAGGAGAGGTGCTTAACAGCACCTGGGGACTCAAGTACCACTTCTTCCTCATGGAATCCATAGACGAAGGGGAGTACATAGTGCCGTGGAAGGCGTTCGCGGAAATGTGCACGAAAATAGGGTTCAAACTAGTAGAATCACTGACGTTCCCAGAATACCTGGAAAAGTCGAGAAGATTGTTCGCGAAAAGGGCGCTGGAGCTGCCGCACAACGTGTACGAAAACGTCGAGAAGCACCTGGGCTCAGCGTCGAACTTCCAGCTGTCGAAAGAGCAGGAAAGAGCGTTCTCGCTGTACAAAATATTCGTCTTCGAAAAAATGAAGGCGAGAGATAAGCTGTACATCCAGggtgtaaaaattaagaagTAG
- a CDS encoding Bromodomain-containing protein 1 yields MINRRNSSSNDSTSSLGSNGQQWTYLHEEDVKDSLIKFKYAYLETLNKLIKFDKQKIFRFPVDTKLVPDYTNYIKTPMDFETMLAKNEENKYKDDIRVFEADIWLIINNCKTYNSRDTIFYEAAVKLEDFYLKIKHILERKLGTIINLINRKYLSTAKSRQKQLLSGSMSPSESGMVPYPSAGDNPPPTRPTYPRTGPIKLETESERLEFIQSRLEPVKRRKRKLDQKRMGNGLLNSTMNTVQIALSVSGLTNETFGKLMANFNGLPRLLNSLDVAQHQLLVNPHSRNMFGPNSIARLRRIINSFEWKRSFDFPISMGKNTLYRKIQLLMGRYKRETYKKSVESFIGEENLELMNELFPNLSDILGDLCIPHQMLSNTTEFKN; encoded by the exons ATGATAAATAGAAGAAATAGCTCATCTAACGACTCAACAAGTTCGTTAGGGTCGAACGGGCAGCAGTGGACATATCTGCACGAAGAAGACGTGAAGGACAGCCTAATCAAGTTTAAATACGCATACCTGGAGACGCTGAACAAGCTCATCAAGTTCGACAAGCAGAAGATATTCAGGTTCCCAGTGGATACGAAGCTGGTGCCTGACTACACAAACTACATCAAGACGCCGATGGATTTCGAGACGATGCTGGCGAAAAacgaagaaaataaatacaaggATGACATAAGAGTGTTCGAAGCGGACATATGgctaataataaataactgcAAGACCTACAACTCGAGGGACACAATATTCTACGAAGCAGCAGTGAAATTGGAGGATTTCTACCTTAAGATCAAGCACATCCTGGAGAGAAAGCTAGGAACAATAATCAACCTCATAAACAGAAAGTATTTGTCCACGGCAAAGTCGAGGCAGAAGCAACTGCTTAGCGGATCAATGTCGCCCTCGGAGAGCGGAATGGTACCTTACCC TTCAGCAGGAGACAATCCGCCCCCAACGAGGCCTACGTACCCGAGGACAGGGCCGATCAAGCTGGAAACGGAGAGTGAAAGGCTGGAGTTCATCCAGTCAAGGCTGGAGCCGGTGAAGAGAAGGAAGCGGAAGCTTGACCAGAAGCGCATGGGAAACGGCCTGCTTAACTCGACAATGAACACAGTGCAAATAGCGCTGAGCGTGTCAGGGTTGACGAACGAGACGTTCGGAAAGCTGATGGCAAACTTTAACGGACTCCCGAGGCTGCTGAATTCGCTGGACGTCGCACAGCACCAGCTGCTGGTAAACCCACATTCGAGAAACATGTTCGGACCAAATTCAATAGCAAGGCTGCGgagaataataaacagCTTCGAGTGGAAGAGGAGCTTCGACTTCCCAATATCCATGGGAAAAAACACACTTTATCGCAAGATACAGCTGCTGATGGGCCGCTACAAGAGGGAAACGTACAAGAAAAGCGTCGAGTCCTTCATCGGCGAGGAGAACCTGGAGCTCATGAACGAGCTCTTCCCGAACCTGTCTGACATACTGGGCGACCTGTGCATACCACACCAAATGCTCTCAAACACGACGGAGTTTAAAAACTAG
- a CDS encoding ribosomal protein L23, whose product MKRGRGGSGGNKLRVTLGLPVGALINCCDNSGGKNLYLIAVKGFGACLNRLPSASVGDMVLATVKKGKPDLRKKVLPAVIVRQRKAWRRREGYFIYFEDNAGVIVNPKGEMKGSAITGPVAKECAELWPKISASAPSIV is encoded by the exons atgaagagaG GCCGTGGAGGTTCCGGAGGCAACAAGCTTCGCGTCACTCTCGGTTTGCCCGTAGGGGCCCTTATTAACTGCTGCGATAACAGCGGCGGTAAAAATTTGTATCTTATTGCCGTAAAG GGATTCGGAGCCTGTTTGAATAGACTTCCTTCCGCCTCTGTGGGCGACATGGTTTTGGCTACCGTCAAGAAGGGTAAACCCGacctgaggaagaaggTTCTCCCTGCTGTCATTGTTCGTCAGAGAAAGGCCTGGAGGCGCAGGGAGGGCTACTTCATATACTTCGAGGACAACGCAGGCGTTATAGTTAACCCTAAGGGGGAGATGAAGGGATCCGCAATCACTGGTCCCGTCGCTAAGGAGTGCGCCGAATTGTGGCCAAAAATATCCGCATCTGCTCCCTCCATAGTCTAA
- a CDS encoding uncharacterized protein (coagulation factor 5/8 type, C-terminal domain containing protein) translates to MNVNFVVNALIFISVRAVVCRNANEFYTFRDAKATSVFIAANNDFEKHGPNRAFQIGSSYWSSEGQHNDTDFVSWTGELYEKALISQINIFWEYAPKEVEISFSLTGDDFNVVMPFRPTFENKRSYKENFKLDAPYETKYVRLTLRGAINTYFGIRHIHLVGYGNPMFMLKSGISSKDGEMCLQLEEGNTENQPRVVLDLCVNAIAAADGRELWIQNSRHQIVSAVTYPPKCLTTVESSKHGPVILDDCTDESCTWEFVGNAQISLKSGNNLCLTQQDDNSNVAGMGNLVEKYGPELKVVSSGSSDGHEEKFAVDQDEKTYWASLLFPDDGQHVATMTIDFGKAVHASRVVIDWEYQPLSYAIEASSDNITFKQIAVNLSNASHTTTDAFPGTDFRQLRVVMMRPHYLHGVVSGGYVYGIRDLSVLSSNLITVVGDCRAAANSGDARDKYFVSYVSAFEPMLSRKITSMENDLHAVIADVSDEMNRLKEALEESASCMDEKHDYDSHIDSIVKKELSLWKTFTTCKCSMEEVLQSDLSTLGENRNNPAEDCYFIRQKERSGFYWIQPPCSKQPLRVYCDMDSQSSIFVWNGVNSASIANGLSSSVQFQCASYGLEPFVIKSKHQIDEIKKAIHIMGFDKKLESYIPLAYRFGSDNKFRDFMNIFSFISLPLPGNGSLSASGGAHNTTNSGGNAGVIGAGTDTNSDKGNETSGTKSSDNVGNSSSAGQKNTGVRKGAIHNDDSGAITASPDSVVGIDDNINNEELEDLHMNAMGLSMATSELEKFDMETSEISAIVCSTNKTDEIATPIELNCGDVFGKSKKLYGSLNTNILVRCVEDCSEKSDLFVYGKDGLYSDRSAICPAAIHSGVIASKGTFVVSVESGMKYYEGSKQNGIQSMYYNKSWHGLKDIIKEDPMEEKGSEETDQSLEHNGPDCKYSIRILPLEKRCPIVETQGSFLQIATPVGSVANSSATVVTSNNSIDGNAGVKLDAGTSNVNDVNTISVSGMVDVDSKFDPNTMKYANKVIDTMDSLYGVDNKTVTNVIEQIAVVVSQAKKRLRSLEPIHNKQNESITSLFDRGGLLASGVENVYDALDSKRTLYSNLLEDENGKNVDVASDFVLDYATMHFSKTFSVYDSAMTSGKSNWGYSNTPLDGRQAYVVQSGDLDSELVAEGSYAFINHFKYFDFDSSFDVMASGAGSMGIAFRAHDKFNFYLFRMNFADSNKQLVKVEDGVAQVLLTNPDEGYEKDKWYNVRIICEYYYISVYCNNQQIFRVIDTSFLYGYFGLFSCGSNSSFHFDKINIKNKEVKHVESPLRMQRLSHIKCCNYSETFTGSLHNNYLIVNPQYSTKTSWSYENLFNGEHKVIHQVKPSFDPLDIGSLAILKNDRYCNTGFLRFRALPQCEAGTVGAVLHYRDEKNMFLVEMNVQEFKIRQVKEGAVKVLAKEKAQLAISKWNVIEIEIGQDHIKARAKVDVGHNFILKGILSSFDYSVTASVSFDSGHYAQSNPMGLKSLACDSCYFDNVHVSSEKPKEISTNFMSLSSSWKPCLTVNLIQRKKFCNLVSKDKKAECLSHFCAHCCGHHARLLGDQETLNCINSCTKNNLVFSSNVKRFNVYLGSCTSFQGPGFDHCKGDKSCLTQSCKLCCHSGHYNQFDQDRFLESAYCENMCKIPL, encoded by the exons atgAATGTAAACTTTGTAGTAAATGCTTTGATTTTCATAAGTGTTAGAGCGGTAGTTTGTAGAAACGCAAACgaattttacacattcagAGACGCAAAGGCGACCTCAGTATTTATCGCAGCAAATAACGATTTTGAAAAGCACGGGCCTAATAGAGCCTTTCAAATAGGCTCGTCATATTGGTCGAGCGAAGGTCAACACAACGACACAGATTTTG TGTCTTGGACGGGAGAATTGTACGAGAAAGCGCTCATATCGCAGATAAACATTTTCTGGGAATATGCACCTAAG GAGGTTGAGATCTCGTTTTCACTCACGGGAGATGATTTTAATGTTGTGATGCCGTTCAGGCCGACGTTTGAAAACAAAC GCTCATATAAGGAGAATTTTAAGTTAGATGCGCCTTATGAAACAAAATATGTGAGATTGACTCTCAGAGGAGCAATAAATACGTATTTCGGAATTCGACACATACACCTGGTCGGATACGGGAACCCTATGTTTATGCTTAAGTCAGGGATTTCGTCGAAAGACGGAGAGATGTGTTTACAATTGGAGGAAGGGAATACGGAAAATCAGCCGAGAGTCGTGTTGGACTTGTGCGTAAACGCAATCGCAGCAGCCGACGGCAGA GAGCTGTGGATTCAGAATTCACGTCACCAAATAGTGAGTGCAGTCACGTATCCGCCGAAGTGCTTGACCACCGTGGAATCTTCAAAAC ATGGCCCAGTGATATTGGACGATTGCACTGACGAATCGTGTACTTGGGAGTTCGTGGGCAACGCGCAAATTTCACTAAAAAGTGGGAATAACCTGTGTCTTACTCAGCAGGACGATAACTCAAATGTGGCTGGGATGGGCAATTTGGTTGAAAAATACGGCCCGGAGCTGAAGGTGGTATCGTCAGGAAGTAGTGATGGGCACGAAGAAAAGTTTGCAGTGGACCAGGATGAGAAAACGTACTGGGCATCACTGTTGTTTCCAGATGATGGGCAGCACGTGGCAACAATGACGATAGACTTTG GTAAGGCGGTGCACGCGTCGAGAGTGGTGATTGACTGGGAGTATCAGCCACTGAGCTACGCAATCGAGGCGAGCTCGGACAACATAACGTTTAAGCAAATCGCAGTAAACCTATCCAACGCATCGCACACGACGACGGACGCGTTCCCAGGCACGGACTTCCGTCAACTTAGAGTTGTGATGATGAGGCCACACTATTTGCACGGAGTGGTCTCCGGTGGGTACGTGTATGGGATCAGGGACCTCTCGGTGTTGTCGAGCAACCTGATAACAGTGGTGGGTGATTGCAGGGCGGCGGCAAATAGCGGCGACGCCAGGGACAAGTACTTCGTGTCCTACGTGAGCGCCTTCGAACCGATGCTGTCGCGCAAGATCACAAGCATGGAAAATGACCTCCACGCAGTGATAGCGGACGTTTCGGATGAGATGAACAGGCTCAAGGAGGCCCTAGAAGAGTCGGCGAGCTGCATGGATGAAAAGCACGACTACGACAGTCACATAGACTCGATAGTTAAGAAGGAGCTGTCGCTGTGGAAGACGTTCACGACGTGTAAATGTAGCATGGAGGAAGTGTTGCAGAGTGACCTTTCGACGCTGGGCGAGAACAGGAACAACCCAGCAGAAGATTGTTACTTCATCAGGCAGAAGGAGAGGTCCGGATTCTACTGGATCCAGCCGCCGTGTTCAAAACAGCCACTGAGGGTATACTGTGATATGGACTCGCAGTCATCCATCTTTGTCTGGAACGGAGTCAACAGCGCGTCCATCGCGAACGGGTTGAGCAGTTCAGTGCA GTTCCAGTGTGCATCTTACGGTTTGGAGCCCTTTGTGATTAAGTCGAAGCACCAGATTGACGAAATAAAGAAGGCGATCCACATAATGGGTTTTGACAAGAAGTTGGAGTCATATATACCGCTAGCATACAGGTTCGGATCGGACAACAAGTTCAGAGACTTCATGAATATTTTCTCGTTCATATCGCTCCCACTACCAGGCAATGGGAGTCTTAGTGCAAGTGGTGGTGCTCACAATACTACCAACAGTGGTGGCAATGCTGGCGTTATCGGTGCTGGAACTGATACTAACAGTGATAAGGGTAACGAAACGAGTGGCACAAAGTCTAGCGATAATGTTGGTAATAGTTCCAGTGCTGGCCAAAAGAATACTGGTGTTCGTAAGGGTGCGATCCACAACGATGATAGCGGAGCCATCACGGCCTCTCCCGATAGTGTCGTGGGCATTGACgataacattaataatGAGGAGTTGGAGGACTTGCACATGAACGCCATGGGATTGTCCATGGCAACCTCGGAACTTGAAAAGTTCGACATGGAAACGTCGGAAATATCAGCAATTGTCTGCTCTACGAATAAAACTGATGAAATCGCAACGCCAATAGAATTGAATTGTGGTGACGTGTTCGGGAAATCGAAGAAGCTGTATGGGTCGCTCAACACTAACATTTTGGTCAGATGTGTGGAGGATTGCTCTGAAAAGAGTGACCTGTTTGTCTATGGGAAGGATGGACTGTACAGTGATCGCAGTGCGATATGCCCGGCAGCAATTCACTCAGGAGTGATAGCATCCAAAGGCACGTTTGTGGTATCAGTGGAGAGTGGCATGAAGTACTACGAGGGTAGTAAGCAGAATGGAATACAAAGTATGTACTATAACAAGTCATGGCACGGCCTGAAGGACATAATTAAGGAGGATCCTATGGAAGAAAAGGGCTCTGAAGAAACAGATCAGAGTTTGGAGCACAATGGGCCAGATTGTAAATATAGCATAAGAATACTGCCCTTGGAAAAAAGGTGCCCAATTGTTGAAACACAAGGgtcatttttacaaatagCAACACCTGTTGGCAGTGTAGCTAATAGTAGTGCCACTGTAGTCACTAGTAATAATAGCATTGATGGTAATGCAGGTGTAAAACTGGACGCTGGTACTAGTAATGTCAACGACGTGAACACGATTAGCGTCAGTGGTATGGTGGACGTTGATAGTAAATTTGACCCTAACACCATGAAGTACGCAAATAAGGTAATTGACACCATGGACTCACTTTATGGAGTGGACAACAAGACGGTGACAAACGTAATTGAGCAGATCGCAGTAGTGGTCTCCCAGGCGAAGAAGCGCCTTAGGTCTCTGGAGCCAATACACAATAAGCAGAATGAGTCGATAACATCACT GTTCGACAGGGGTGGGCTGCTAGCATCGGGAGTGGAGAACGTATACGATGCTTTGGACTCGAAACGCACACTTTACTCGAATCTACTCGAAGATGAGAATGGTAAGAATGTGGACGTGGCCTCGGACTTCGTGCTGGACTATGCCACTATGCACTTCAGCAAGACGTTCAGCGTCTATGACTCGGCCATGACGAGTGGGAAGAGTAACTGGGGGTATTCCAACACGCCTCTGGACGGTAGGCAGGCGTATGTAGTGCAGAGTGGGGATTTGGACTCGGAACTGGTGGCCGAGGGATCGTACGCCTTCATTAACCATTTCAAGTACTTCGACTTCGACTCGTCGTTCGACGTCATGGCCAGCGGGGCCGGCTCCATGGGCATAGCCTTCAGAGCCCACGACAAGTTCAACTTCTACCTGTTCAGAATGAACTTCGCGGACTCGAATAAGCAGCTGGTAAAGGTGGAGGACGGAGTCGCGCAGGTCCTTTTGACGAACCCCGACGAGGGGTACGAAAAGGACAAGTGGTACAACGTGAGGATCATTTGCGAGTACTACTACATAAGCGTGTACTGCAACAACCAGCAGATATTCAGAGTCATTGACACGAGCTTCTTGTACGGCTACTTTGGGCTTTTCTCCTGCGGATCGAACTCATCTTTCCACTTTGACaagattaatattaaaaacaaagaagTAAAGCACGTGGAGTCGCCTCTGAGGATGCAGAGGCTGAGTCACATTAAGTGTTGCAACTACTCGGAAACGTTCACGGGCAGTTTGCACAATAACTATCTCATCGTCAATCCACAGTATTCAACGAAGACGTCGTGGTCGTACGAG AACCTGTTCAATGGAGAGCATAAAGTAATACACCAAGTTAAACCGAGCTTTGATCCGCTGGATATAGGCTCATTGGCAATACTGAAGAATGATCGCTACT GCAACACCGGATTTCTGAGATTCAGGGCGCTTCCACAGTGTGAAGCGGGAACGGTGGGAGCAGTACTGCACTACAGGGATGAAAAGAACATGTTTCTGGTGGAGATGAACGTTCaggagtttaaaattaggCAGGTGAAGGAGGGTGCTGTTAAGGTGCTGGCAAAGGAAAAAGCACAATTGGCAATTTCAAAGTGGAATGTGATTGAAATTGAGATTGGCCAGGACCACATCAAGGCCAGGGCAAAGGTCGATGTGGGACACAACTTTATTCTGAAGGGCATTTTGTCGTCGTTCGACTATTCAGTCACAGCCTCAGTATCATTTGACAGTGGCCACTACGCTCAGTCGAATCCGATGG GGCTCAAGTCGTTGGCCTGTGACTCCTGTTACTTCGACAATGTACATGTTTCTTCTGAAAAACCGAAGGAGATAAGCACAAACTTTATGAGTCTTTCAAGCTCCTGGAAGCCCTGCTTGACCGTCAATCTCATTCAGAGGAAGAAGTTCTGTAATCTCGTCAGTAAGGATAAAAAGGCTGAGTGTTTATCGCATTTTTGTGCTCACTGTTGTGGTCACCATGCGAGGCTACTTGGTGACCAGGAGACTCTAAATTGTATTAACAGTTGTACCAAGAACAATCTCGTGTTCAGCTCAAATGTAAAACGGTTCAATGTATACTTGGGGTCGTGCACTTCATTCCAGGGTCCCGGGTTTGACCACTGCAAGGGG gACAAAAGCTGTTTGACACAATCGTGTAAACTCTGTTGTCATTCTGGACATTATAATCAATTTGATCAGGACAGATTCCTTGAATCTGCCTATTGTGAAaacatgtgtaaaatacCGCTTTAG
- a CDS encoding syntaxin 5 — MVNYVDRTGFFMSQVNQSSNVNSSPEQKTAENTQLNADADLIYKELAKAQSKLSELSQLAKKRSLYVDNTSLIENLTSEIKSIITYTSNSIDSFEKRANTYKFRNNDSKKHYNNIISQLRNEIVEITKSFKETLHHRAQVMLEQENRRKLYSNTELYNQSWGGNRQRFMLQQDVEAEQLDLESGITVKPSSSVISDARAEALANVQRAIGDLTQIFQKVTTYVVQQDEMINRIDFDTEVSLSNVKTAKNELMKYYRRISSNRGLVIKIILLVAVLVAMYIIFVL; from the exons atggtaaATTACGTAGATAGGACCGGTTTTTTTATGAGCCAAGTAAATCAGAGTTCTAACGTAAATTCGTCTCCAGAACAGAAAACGGCAGAAAACACACAGCTCAACGCGGATGCAGACCTGATTTATAAAGAGCTCGCAAAAGCACAGTCTAAACTATCCGAATTATCGCAATTGGCCAAAAAGAGAAGCCTCTACGTGGACAACACAAGCTTAATAGAGAATTTAACTtctgaaattaaatcaataataacatacacatcaaaCTCAATAGATTCCTTTGAAAAACGCGCAAACACATACAAATTCAGAAACAATGACTCCAAGAAGCATTACAATAACATCATCTCACAGCTCAGAAACGAGATAGTTGAAATAACTAAGAGTTTCAAAGAGACGCTACATCACAGAGCACAAGTGATGCTGGAGCAGGAGAACAGGAGGAAGCTCTACTCGAACACGGAACTGTACAACCAAAGCTGGGGAGGAAACAGGCAGAGATTCATGCTACAGCAAGATGTTGAGGCGGAGCAGCTGGACCTAGAAAG CGGCATCACGGTCAAACCGTCCAGTTCGGTGATATCAGACGCACGCGCAGAGGCCCTTGCAAATGTGCAACGCGCCATCGGCGACCTAACTCAGATTTTTCAAAAGGTCACCACGTACGTGGTCCAGCAGGACGAAATGATAAACCGCATCGACTTCGACACTGAAGTTTCCCTCAGCAATGTGAAAACAG CTAAAAACGAGCTCATGAAGTACTACCGGAGAATTTCATCCAATCGTGGCCTAGTGATCAAG ATTATTCTCCTCGTGGCTGTGTTGGTCGCTATGTACATAATCTTCGTATTGTAA